One genomic region from Paramicrobacterium agarici encodes:
- a CDS encoding DUF2332 domain-containing protein yields MRPLDVDNRMDVAARFADFAHHEAYGNSERYDNWCQAIAADHEVCGLIADLPAHKQQPNLVLAATRYLGVPEAPPEVFLAWLREHWNDVRREVLARSTQTNEAGRTAVILPLLAQLDGPIALIEVGASAGLCLYPDRYSHVYDDAVRIDPPAGPSTVVTRCATTGGVPLPQQVPEIVSRFGVDLNPLDVSDPDDMRWLHALIWPGQNDRDERLDAAAAIARAEPPTLVRGDLNEQIESIVDAVPAGVTPVVQHTAVLAYLDAAGRDRFYGQMARLGARWISFEGRGVFPQIDRTIPGRRQRDDNRFVLALDGQAQAFAAPHGQRMHWL; encoded by the coding sequence GTGCGTCCCCTCGACGTCGACAACCGCATGGACGTCGCGGCACGATTCGCCGACTTCGCCCATCACGAGGCATACGGCAACTCGGAGCGCTACGACAACTGGTGCCAGGCGATCGCGGCAGATCACGAGGTGTGCGGTCTCATCGCCGATCTTCCCGCGCACAAGCAGCAGCCCAACCTCGTGCTCGCCGCGACGCGATATCTCGGAGTCCCTGAAGCGCCACCTGAGGTCTTTCTGGCCTGGCTGCGTGAGCACTGGAACGACGTGCGCCGCGAGGTTCTCGCGCGGTCGACGCAGACGAACGAGGCCGGGCGCACAGCCGTGATTCTGCCTCTGCTGGCGCAGCTCGATGGTCCGATTGCTCTCATCGAAGTGGGAGCATCCGCTGGCCTCTGCCTCTACCCCGACCGCTATAGCCACGTGTATGACGACGCGGTGCGCATCGACCCGCCTGCGGGCCCCTCGACCGTCGTCACGCGCTGCGCGACGACCGGCGGTGTTCCTCTGCCGCAGCAGGTGCCCGAGATCGTGTCGCGGTTCGGCGTCGACCTCAATCCGCTCGACGTGAGTGACCCCGATGACATGCGGTGGCTGCACGCGCTTATCTGGCCGGGGCAGAACGACAGAGATGAGCGACTGGATGCTGCCGCGGCGATCGCCCGCGCCGAGCCGCCGACCCTCGTGCGCGGCGACCTCAACGAGCAGATCGAGAGCATCGTCGACGCTGTACCCGCGGGAGTGACGCCGGTCGTTCAGCACACGGCCGTGCTCGCGTACCTGGACGCGGCAGGGCGCGACCGCTTCTACGGGCAGATGGCGCGGCTCGGCGCGCGCTGGATTTCGTTCGAGGGGCGCGGTGTGTTTCCCCAGATCGACCGTACGATCCCCGGACGCAGGCAGCGAGACGACAACCGCTTCGTGCTCGCGCTCGATGGGCAGGCGCAGGCGTTTGCGGCGCCGCATGGGCAGCGGATGCACTGGCTGTGA
- a CDS encoding pentapeptide repeat-containing protein: MTVHAPRFEPPILHDLSPSDLDDLLPGDLREGERFEGASLAGRDLADLTFSECAFDDLALAGLVCRGARFTDCTIASGDGATVSAPSLKLRDVDVSRSRIGSLEAYDSRWNSVRFTGCKLGFVNLRGSALVDVVFEDCQIDELDLGAASATRVSLSGCRVGTLEVPGATLAHVDLRGLELSRIVGIDGLKGTVIDESQLAQLAPFFASQLGIEVC; this comes from the coding sequence GTGACCGTTCACGCACCGCGATTTGAGCCACCGATACTTCACGATCTGTCGCCTTCGGATCTCGACGATCTGCTGCCTGGCGATTTGCGCGAGGGCGAGCGTTTCGAGGGTGCGTCGCTCGCTGGTCGTGACCTTGCCGACCTCACGTTCTCAGAGTGCGCTTTCGACGATCTCGCTCTCGCCGGACTCGTCTGCCGCGGAGCGCGCTTCACCGACTGCACGATCGCGTCGGGCGACGGAGCCACCGTTTCGGCACCGTCCCTGAAACTGCGCGACGTCGACGTCAGCCGTTCGCGCATCGGGTCGCTCGAGGCCTACGACAGCCGCTGGAATTCAGTGCGCTTCACGGGATGCAAGCTCGGGTTCGTGAACCTGCGCGGCAGCGCTCTCGTCGATGTCGTCTTCGAAGACTGCCAGATCGACGAGCTCGACCTCGGGGCGGCATCGGCCACACGGGTCAGCCTCAGCGGGTGCCGCGTGGGCACGCTCGAGGTGCCCGGTGCGACACTCGCGCACGTCGACCTGCGGGGTCTCGAGCTCTCGCGCATCGTCGGCATCGACGGGTTGAAGGGCACAGTGATCGACGAATCCCAGCTGGCGCAGCTCGCTCCGTTCTTCGCGTCGCAGCTCGGAATCGAGGTGTGCTGA
- a CDS encoding beta-N-acetylhexosaminidase: MSLPVLLPQPRSVDEKEGTFTITEGTRIVTDRPELGDYLASVLRPATGYEFAVSAGAAAEGDIVLEINAEAASSTGNQAEAYRLVVDGRNAIIDAPADAGLFAGIQTLRQLLPAEIESRTPASARWEVSAVTIVDAPRFAYRGVMLDIARHFFGVDTIMQLIDNVAAYKINHLHLHLSDDQGWRIEIPGWPELTRSGAESQVGGGDGGFLTTSDYEQIVHYAASRFITVVPEIDMPGHTNAAMVAYPELAPEGAKIAPYTGIAVGFSSFSIEADVTYRFIDDVVGHIASLTPGPFFHLGGDESLATKDEDYCTFMSRASRIVTSHGKTPVGWLEIGTCADLAPGTVGQYWSYRVPQDGADDQAVSIVRQGGALILSPADAVYLDIMPESGFRLGLEWTGAPTPLSQVADWDPATLVPSVGEENILGIEAPLWTETVETAADIDALIFPRLLAVADMAWADAVSDSETRVRALLPRLDAAGVQYGPA, from the coding sequence GTGTCGCTTCCCGTGCTCTTGCCTCAGCCTCGCTCCGTTGACGAGAAGGAGGGAACGTTCACGATCACCGAGGGCACCCGCATCGTGACCGACCGGCCTGAGCTCGGCGACTACCTGGCGAGCGTGCTGCGTCCCGCCACGGGCTACGAGTTCGCGGTGTCGGCAGGCGCAGCCGCCGAGGGCGACATCGTGCTCGAGATCAACGCCGAGGCTGCGAGTTCCACCGGCAACCAGGCGGAGGCGTACCGCCTCGTGGTTGACGGACGCAACGCGATAATCGACGCACCCGCAGATGCCGGGCTCTTCGCGGGCATCCAGACACTGCGGCAGCTGCTGCCTGCCGAGATCGAGTCGCGTACGCCAGCGTCAGCACGGTGGGAGGTTTCGGCCGTGACCATCGTCGACGCGCCGCGTTTCGCCTACCGCGGCGTCATGCTCGACATTGCGCGACACTTCTTCGGCGTCGACACGATCATGCAGCTGATCGACAATGTGGCGGCGTACAAGATCAATCATCTTCACCTGCATCTGAGCGACGACCAGGGCTGGCGCATTGAGATTCCGGGGTGGCCGGAGCTGACGCGCTCCGGAGCCGAGTCTCAGGTCGGCGGTGGCGACGGCGGGTTCTTGACCACGAGCGATTATGAGCAGATCGTGCACTATGCGGCATCCCGCTTCATCACGGTCGTGCCCGAGATCGATATGCCCGGTCACACCAACGCCGCGATGGTCGCCTACCCCGAGCTGGCACCCGAGGGGGCGAAGATTGCTCCGTACACGGGCATTGCCGTCGGCTTCTCGTCTTTCAGCATCGAGGCCGATGTGACGTACCGGTTCATCGACGACGTCGTCGGCCACATCGCGTCGCTGACGCCAGGGCCGTTCTTTCATCTCGGCGGAGACGAGTCGCTGGCGACGAAGGACGAGGATTACTGCACCTTCATGTCGCGAGCGAGCCGCATCGTCACGTCTCACGGCAAGACGCCGGTCGGCTGGCTTGAGATCGGCACGTGCGCAGATCTTGCGCCCGGCACCGTCGGTCAGTATTGGAGCTACCGGGTTCCGCAAGACGGCGCAGACGACCAGGCGGTCTCAATTGTTCGTCAGGGCGGTGCACTCATTCTCTCCCCCGCCGATGCTGTGTATCTCGACATCATGCCCGAATCCGGCTTTCGGCTGGGGCTCGAGTGGACGGGCGCGCCGACTCCGCTGTCGCAGGTGGCTGACTGGGACCCGGCGACTCTTGTTCCGAGCGTCGGCGAAGAGAACATTCTCGGGATTGAAGCGCCCCTGTGGACGGAAACCGTCGAGACGGCAGCCGACATCGACGCGCTGATCTTCCCGCGCCTGCTCGCCGTTGCAGATATGGCATGGGCGGATGCTGTCAGCGACAGCGAGACGCGCGTGCGCGCCCTTCTGCCACGCCTCGATGCGGCGGGCGTGCAGTACGGTCCTGCGTAG
- a CDS encoding SIS domain-containing protein: MPDAGAYMAQELASQPEMWSRAITQSDDAAKLPAAGQRVAVVGCGTSWFMAQSYAALRETAGLGITDAFAASEAFIDRDYDAIIALTRSGTTTEVLELLEHVGDSTRTIAIIGDTETPIVNMVNDVIAFPYADEKSVVQTRFATTALTFLRHSTGADVSAQISDAEKILDEQLPTELVNAEQFSFLGRGWTTGLAHEAALKMREASQSWTESYSAMEYRHGPIAIAAPGRVSWMFGEAPSGLADSVALTGAHFEDARIDPLADLVRAQRVALQRALNAGLDPDTPRNLTRSVVLDV; encoded by the coding sequence ATGCCTGACGCCGGTGCCTACATGGCCCAAGAGCTAGCCAGCCAACCCGAGATGTGGTCGCGCGCGATTACGCAGAGCGACGACGCAGCGAAGCTTCCTGCGGCAGGACAACGCGTCGCCGTCGTCGGGTGCGGAACCTCGTGGTTCATGGCGCAATCCTACGCGGCCCTGCGCGAAACCGCTGGGCTCGGAATCACCGATGCCTTCGCCGCAAGCGAGGCGTTCATCGACCGCGACTACGACGCGATCATCGCGCTGACGCGGTCAGGCACCACGACCGAGGTACTCGAGCTGCTGGAGCACGTGGGCGACTCGACGCGTACGATCGCCATCATCGGCGACACCGAGACCCCCATCGTCAACATGGTCAACGATGTCATCGCGTTTCCCTACGCTGACGAGAAGTCCGTCGTGCAGACGCGTTTCGCCACGACCGCGCTCACGTTCCTGCGCCACTCGACGGGCGCCGACGTCTCGGCACAGATCTCTGACGCCGAGAAGATTCTCGACGAGCAGCTGCCGACAGAACTCGTCAACGCCGAGCAGTTCTCGTTCCTCGGCCGCGGCTGGACGACCGGCCTCGCCCACGAGGCCGCGCTGAAGATGCGCGAAGCATCGCAGTCGTGGACCGAGTCGTACTCTGCCATGGAGTACCGCCACGGCCCGATCGCGATCGCCGCTCCCGGCCGCGTGAGCTGGATGTTCGGAGAGGCCCCGAGCGGGCTCGCCGACAGCGTCGCCCTCACCGGCGCGCACTTTGAAGACGCTCGCATCGACCCGCTCGCCGATCTCGTGCGCGCCCAGCGCGTCGCCCTTCAGCGGGCGCTCAACGCCGGGCTCGACCCCGACACGCCGCGCAACCTCACGCGGTCGGTGGTTCTCGACGTATGA
- a CDS encoding ROK family protein translates to MTSLLGPGAPVLAFDVGGTDLKSALVAPDGELLGVQRTPTPVQPEHTEKSVLETITRLGAALREQHPSISPEAVGLIAPGVVDDERGLGLFAENLNWHDVPFRDLAEKAFGLPASFTHDVRAAGEAEYRLGPASAYRDALVVTIGTGIAAAIFIDGKPVAGDGYAGELGHSVIAPGGEPCACGGRGCLEAIASAASITRRYNRLTPSPVPGAREVLERARAGDTDAEAVWITALDALGLGLSHATALLAPEVIVLGGGLAQAGDALFNPVRERLYSHLTFHRRPKLMHASIGQNAGLVGAALRARAVLETP, encoded by the coding sequence ATGACCTCACTGCTCGGCCCCGGAGCTCCCGTTCTCGCGTTCGACGTGGGCGGCACTGATCTCAAGTCCGCCCTCGTCGCGCCCGACGGCGAACTGCTCGGGGTGCAGCGCACACCGACGCCCGTTCAGCCGGAGCACACGGAGAAGTCGGTGCTCGAGACGATCACTCGTCTGGGAGCGGCGTTGCGCGAGCAGCATCCATCGATCTCGCCTGAAGCGGTCGGACTCATCGCCCCCGGCGTCGTCGACGACGAGCGCGGTCTCGGCCTCTTCGCCGAGAATCTGAACTGGCATGACGTGCCGTTCCGCGACCTCGCTGAAAAGGCGTTCGGACTGCCGGCATCGTTCACCCACGATGTGCGGGCCGCAGGCGAGGCCGAGTACCGGCTTGGCCCGGCGTCGGCGTACCGCGATGCGCTCGTCGTCACGATCGGCACGGGCATCGCGGCAGCGATCTTCATCGATGGCAAGCCCGTCGCCGGCGATGGCTACGCGGGAGAGCTCGGCCACTCGGTCATCGCACCGGGAGGCGAGCCATGCGCGTGCGGGGGCCGCGGCTGCCTTGAGGCAATCGCGTCGGCCGCGTCGATCACCCGCCGCTACAACAGGCTCACACCGTCGCCCGTCCCCGGTGCCCGCGAAGTACTCGAGAGGGCCCGCGCGGGAGACACGGATGCCGAGGCGGTCTGGATCACGGCCCTCGACGCCCTCGGGCTCGGCCTGTCGCACGCCACGGCGCTGCTCGCCCCCGAGGTCATTGTGCTCGGCGGCGGGCTCGCCCAGGCCGGCGACGCCCTCTTCAATCCCGTTCGCGAGCGCCTGTATTCGCACTTGACGTTCCACAGGCGCCCAAAGCTCATGCACGCCAGCATCGGTCAGAACGCCGGCCTGGTTGGCGCGGCCCTGCGCGCTCGTGCTGTGCTGGAGACACCATGA
- a CDS encoding 1-phosphofructokinase family hexose kinase encodes MIITVTPNPALDATITLERLTPGATHRVAPAELRAGGKGINVARVLTDQGEDAVAIAPVSATEAAFSADLGDVPHSLVGTPWPLRRSTAIVETEGGTTTVINESGSPQPLTVWTELHDVVTSRLPRARCLVVSGSTPPEAPDDLAADLIAPANAAGVATIADATGAQLLGAARAGAQLLKPNRDELRDTTGESDAVAGAHALQNLGAGIVVVSLGEEGMIAVPADGAPVRHARLDRVLRGNPTGAGDAAVASLAAHLAARETDIDTLLRRAVAWSAAAVLMPLAGSIHSSHTDLARDVTITTLETP; translated from the coding sequence ATGATCATCACGGTCACTCCCAACCCAGCGCTCGACGCCACGATCACACTCGAGCGCCTGACGCCCGGTGCCACACACCGTGTCGCCCCCGCCGAGCTGCGCGCCGGCGGCAAAGGCATTAACGTCGCGCGTGTGCTGACCGATCAGGGTGAGGATGCTGTCGCCATCGCGCCCGTGAGCGCGACGGAGGCCGCGTTCAGCGCCGACCTCGGCGACGTGCCGCACTCCCTCGTGGGAACGCCGTGGCCGCTGCGCCGCTCAACCGCGATCGTCGAGACCGAGGGCGGAACGACGACGGTCATCAACGAATCGGGAAGCCCACAGCCGCTCACCGTATGGACGGAGCTGCACGACGTCGTGACGTCGCGACTGCCTCGCGCGCGATGCCTCGTCGTCTCGGGCAGCACGCCTCCCGAGGCGCCCGACGACCTCGCGGCAGACCTCATCGCCCCCGCGAACGCCGCCGGCGTCGCCACGATCGCCGACGCGACAGGCGCACAGCTTCTCGGGGCTGCACGCGCGGGAGCACAGCTGCTCAAGCCCAACCGCGACGAGCTGCGCGACACGACAGGTGAATCGGATGCTGTCGCGGGAGCCCACGCCCTGCAGAACCTCGGCGCGGGAATCGTTGTCGTCTCGCTCGGCGAAGAGGGAATGATCGCCGTACCCGCGGACGGTGCACCCGTGCGCCACGCGCGCCTCGACCGCGTGCTGCGCGGAAACCCCACGGGAGCGGGAGACGCGGCCGTCGCATCGCTTGCGGCACACCTCGCCGCCCGAGAGACCGACATCGACACGCTGCTGCGGCGGGCCGTCGCCTGGTCGGCAGCCGCCGTGCTCATGCCGCTGGCCGGCAGCATCCATTCTTCTCATACCGACCTCGCCCGTGACGTGACGATCACGACCCTGGAGACTCCATGA
- a CDS encoding class II fructose-bisphosphate aldolase: protein MTLTPTRSIIDDAVQARSGVAAFNVIHLETAEGLVAAAERSQLPVVLQISQNCVGYHGALEPIATACAALAEQSSASVALHLDHAESEDLTREAVDLGFGSVMYDGAKLPYGENVAATARSVAYAHAAGVFVEAELGEVGGKDGAHAPGVRTDPAEASDFVAETGVDALAVAVGSSHAMTERVAALDLDLISRLHAALDVPLVLHGSSGVADDVLTLAVRAGMTKINVSTHLNGVFTGAIREFLATNPAVVDSRKYLAPARAALSAEAERLQRLFALAPHGGTT from the coding sequence ATGACCCTCACCCCGACGCGCAGCATCATCGACGACGCCGTGCAGGCGCGCTCAGGCGTCGCCGCATTCAACGTGATCCACCTCGAGACGGCCGAGGGCCTCGTCGCCGCCGCCGAACGCTCGCAGCTGCCGGTCGTGCTGCAGATCTCGCAGAACTGCGTCGGCTATCACGGCGCGCTCGAACCCATCGCGACCGCGTGCGCTGCCCTCGCCGAGCAGTCGAGCGCGAGCGTCGCCCTGCACCTCGACCACGCCGAAAGCGAAGACCTCACGCGCGAGGCCGTCGACCTCGGGTTCGGCTCAGTCATGTACGACGGCGCGAAGCTGCCGTATGGCGAGAACGTCGCGGCAACGGCCCGCAGCGTTGCCTACGCGCACGCGGCGGGCGTCTTCGTCGAGGCCGAGCTCGGCGAAGTGGGCGGCAAAGACGGTGCGCACGCTCCCGGCGTACGCACCGACCCGGCCGAGGCTTCGGACTTCGTCGCCGAGACGGGAGTCGACGCTCTCGCCGTGGCCGTCGGCTCATCGCACGCCATGACCGAGCGCGTCGCGGCGCTCGACCTTGACCTCATCTCGCGCCTGCACGCCGCCCTCGACGTGCCGCTCGTGCTGCACGGCTCGTCTGGCGTCGCCGACGATGTGCTCACGCTCGCCGTGCGCGCGGGCATGACGAAGATCAACGTGTCGACGCACCTCAATGGCGTGTTCACGGGGGCGATTCGCGAGTTTCTGGCGACGAACCCGGCCGTCGTCGACTCGCGCAAGTACCTCGCCCCGGCGCGGGCTGCTCTGTCGGCCGAGGCCGAGCGACTGCAGCGACTGTTCGCCCTCGCCCCGCACGGAGGCACAACGTGA
- a CDS encoding DeoR/GlpR family DNA-binding transcription regulator gives MNRSERLQAVLDLLAENGQIEVDDVVDALEVSPATVRRDLDTLASQNLLSRTRGGAVGHSVSYDLPLRYKRGQRADEKAAIARAASELVAPGSVVGLCGGTTSTAVASELATRGDLSDPQGDAGLTVVTNAINIASQLALRPHIKVVVSGGVVHARSYELTGPYADEMLGKLSIDVAFIGVNGIDPEQGATVHDEGEARVNQLMAERAKSAVIVADSQKIGRRAFASVAPLDAFDLLITDAGASPETIAAFAERGLDVRIAE, from the coding sequence GTGAACCGGTCAGAGCGGCTGCAGGCCGTGCTCGATCTGCTCGCCGAGAACGGGCAGATCGAGGTTGACGACGTCGTCGACGCACTCGAGGTCTCCCCCGCTACCGTGCGCCGCGACCTCGACACGCTCGCGAGTCAGAACCTCCTCTCGCGCACGCGCGGCGGGGCCGTCGGGCACTCCGTCTCGTACGATCTTCCGCTGCGGTACAAGCGCGGGCAGCGGGCCGACGAGAAGGCCGCGATCGCGCGCGCCGCGAGCGAGCTCGTCGCGCCGGGCTCCGTCGTCGGGCTGTGCGGCGGCACCACGTCGACCGCGGTCGCGAGCGAGCTTGCCACGCGCGGCGACCTGAGCGACCCGCAGGGCGATGCTGGCCTCACCGTCGTCACCAACGCGATAAACATCGCCTCGCAGCTGGCCCTGCGCCCGCACATCAAGGTCGTCGTCTCGGGCGGCGTCGTGCACGCCCGCTCCTACGAGCTGACCGGCCCGTATGCCGACGAGATGCTCGGCAAACTCAGCATCGACGTCGCCTTCATCGGCGTCAACGGCATCGACCCCGAGCAGGGCGCCACGGTGCACGACGAGGGCGAGGCACGCGTCAATCAGCTCATGGCCGAGCGCGCGAAGTCGGCGGTCATCGTGGCAGACTCTCAGAAGATCGGCCGCCGCGCGTTCGCCTCCGTCGCGCCGCTCGATGCGTTCGATCTGCTCATCACCGACGCCGGTGCGAGCCCAGAGACCATCGCCGCGTTCGCCGAGCGCGGCCTCGACGTGAGGATCGCCGAATGA
- the nagA gene encoding N-acetylglucosamine-6-phosphate deacetylase, producing MTVIHSARLVTDAQVTENAWVQMTDAVVTATGIGDDWRRAAPDDDVVDAAGAWLTPGFIDIHGHGGGAAAYDDGREAVATAVAVHRAHGTTRSVLSLVTASVADLAQRAAMIAELTASDPLILGSHLEGPFLDVGHKGAHTADLLVAPTRDDIETLLSAADGSLRQITLAPELDGGLDAVRAFSDAGVRVAVGHTDADYETTLAAFDAGATLLTHAFNAMNGIHHRAPGPVIAALGRDDVTLEVINDGTHVHADVVRMLFGEAPGRIALITDAMAAAGAADGAYTLGGLDVTVRDGVARLDDGSETGGSIAGSTLLLDEALRRAVTDVRLPIEQAVDAVTGAPARALGLTELGSLRPGFAADAVLLSSEFDVLGVWADGNRLR from the coding sequence ATGACCGTCATCCACTCCGCCCGTCTCGTCACCGATGCACAGGTCACCGAGAACGCGTGGGTGCAGATGACGGATGCTGTCGTCACAGCGACCGGCATCGGCGACGACTGGCGCCGCGCCGCGCCCGACGACGACGTGGTCGACGCCGCGGGCGCGTGGCTGACCCCGGGATTCATCGATATTCACGGGCACGGTGGAGGCGCTGCCGCCTATGACGACGGGCGCGAGGCCGTCGCCACGGCGGTCGCCGTGCATCGCGCTCACGGAACGACGCGCTCGGTGCTCTCGCTCGTGACAGCATCCGTCGCCGACCTGGCGCAGCGTGCCGCCATGATCGCCGAGCTGACAGCATCCGACCCGCTCATTCTCGGCTCGCATCTGGAGGGCCCATTTCTCGACGTCGGGCACAAGGGCGCGCACACCGCTGACCTGCTCGTTGCACCGACGCGCGATGACATCGAGACGCTGCTGAGCGCCGCTGACGGTTCGCTGCGGCAGATCACGCTCGCTCCCGAACTCGACGGTGGGCTCGACGCCGTTCGCGCGTTCAGCGACGCGGGCGTGCGCGTTGCCGTCGGGCACACGGATGCTGATTACGAGACGACGCTCGCCGCGTTCGACGCCGGCGCGACGCTGCTCACACACGCGTTCAACGCGATGAACGGCATTCACCACCGCGCCCCGGGCCCCGTGATCGCCGCGCTCGGCCGCGACGACGTCACGCTCGAGGTGATCAACGACGGCACTCACGTGCACGCCGACGTCGTGCGCATGCTCTTCGGCGAGGCGCCTGGCCGGATCGCGCTCATCACCGATGCGATGGCCGCCGCCGGAGCCGCCGATGGCGCGTACACGCTCGGCGGACTCGATGTGACCGTGCGCGACGGCGTCGCCCGTCTCGACGACGGGAGCGAGACCGGCGGTTCGATCGCCGGTTCGACGCTGCTGCTCGACGAGGCGCTGCGCCGCGCGGTGACCGACGTGCGCCTGCCGATCGAACAGGCGGTGGATGCTGTCACGGGCGCTCCCGCCCGCGCGCTCGGCCTCACCGAGCTCGGCAGTCTGCGCCCCGGATTCGCCGCCGACGCTGTGCTGCTCTCCTCCGAGTTCGACGTTCTCGGCGTGTGGGCTGACGGCAACCGGCTGCGCTAG
- the mnhG gene encoding monovalent cation/H(+) antiporter subunit G yields the protein MTGEVRDWITMVLVLVAAVMCLAAGIGLLRMPDVLTRLHAATKPQILGLIAMMADIALNTPAVVTITMAIAIIFFQGLTAPISAHMVGRAGYRAGSVHRESLLRDDLARRIEQAERTQKH from the coding sequence ATGACCGGCGAAGTCCGTGACTGGATCACGATGGTTCTCGTGCTCGTCGCTGCCGTGATGTGCCTCGCGGCGGGCATCGGCCTGCTGCGCATGCCCGACGTTCTGACGCGACTGCACGCGGCGACGAAGCCGCAGATTCTCGGTCTCATCGCGATGATGGCCGACATCGCGCTCAACACCCCCGCGGTTGTCACGATCACGATGGCGATCGCGATCATCTTCTTCCAGGGACTCACGGCGCCGATCTCGGCGCACATGGTCGGTCGGGCGGGGTACCGCGCGGGCAGCGTTCACCGCGAATCGCTGCTGCGCGACGACCTGGCGCGGCGCATCGAGCAGGCAGAGCGCACGCAGAAACACTGA
- a CDS encoding monovalent cation/H+ antiporter complex subunit F, which translates to MNVLIGVAIVLFAAGALASLYRLIAGPTLLDRVVASDVLLVTVMCGLGAEMAINHHTTTLPLLLVLAAFAFIGSVSVAKFMGRKDDT; encoded by the coding sequence ATGAACGTGCTCATCGGAGTGGCGATCGTGCTCTTCGCCGCGGGTGCCCTCGCGTCGCTGTACCGGCTGATCGCGGGGCCGACGCTGCTCGACCGGGTTGTGGCCAGTGATGTGCTGCTGGTCACGGTCATGTGCGGACTCGGGGCCGAGATGGCGATCAACCACCACACGACGACGCTTCCGCTGCTGCTCGTGCTCGCGGCGTTCGCGTTCATCGGGTCGGTGAGCGTTGCGAAGTTCATGGGACGAAAGGACGACACATGA
- a CDS encoding Na+/H+ antiporter subunit E, translating into MSSEPEVKPREERSSPGGLIILSVGLVVIWMLLWGQFTWLSLITGVILALGVSIVFYLPAVQMSIRVNPWYTFVFFARLLWDIVRASVGIAWLVMRPTYVPSNAITAVPLRTRSDLIMTWTAEAISIVPGSIVLDVDREDSVLYVHVINVRTLAEVEAFEDEVLRTEKRIALALGTKADIDRVRAGSAASVTIDRGEEQ; encoded by the coding sequence ATGAGCAGCGAACCAGAGGTGAAGCCGCGCGAGGAGCGATCGTCGCCCGGAGGGCTCATCATTCTCAGCGTGGGACTCGTGGTGATCTGGATGCTGCTGTGGGGGCAGTTCACCTGGCTGTCGCTCATCACGGGCGTGATTCTCGCCCTCGGCGTCTCGATCGTGTTCTACCTGCCCGCCGTGCAGATGAGCATCCGTGTGAACCCCTGGTACACGTTCGTATTCTTCGCGCGTCTGCTGTGGGACATCGTGCGCGCGTCGGTCGGCATCGCGTGGCTCGTGATGCGCCCGACGTACGTGCCCTCGAACGCGATCACGGCGGTGCCGCTGCGCACTCGCTCCGACCTGATTATGACGTGGACGGCCGAGGCGATCTCGATCGTTCCCGGCTCGATTGTTCTCGACGTCGATCGCGAAGACTCGGTTCTCTACGTGCATGTCATCAACGTGCGCACGCTCGCCGAGGTGGAGGCGTTCGAAGACGAAGTGCTGCGCACCGAGAAGCGCATCGCGCTCGCGCTGGGAACGAAGGCCGACATCGATCGCGTGCGCGCTGGCTCGGCAGCATCCGTCACCATCGACAGAGGTGAGGAGCAGTGA